A single region of the Pseudomonas sp. GGS8 genome encodes:
- a CDS encoding VOC family protein, which translates to MQTLQTCTPARLCYLHLASKEPQRQIDFYRRMLDMEGLAQPDGSWILSGPQRTMLVSPADHSGLLAAAYDLGDQARLGELRVRLIGHDCAVEDIDSPLLEPGAFLIRDPQGRQTVFGVSRIDSGVDRQGMPGRLQHVVFQTTELEAMIDFYVNKVGFTVSDNVVDEQTGQLMVCFLRSDDEHHSLAFFRGSKNEWDHHCYETNEWNDIRDWGDRFAKERITIFFGPGRHGPGNNLFFMVVDADRNRLEFSAELEMTDAARQPGVWPQEEYTLNSWGRAWIRS; encoded by the coding sequence ATGCAAACCCTACAGACCTGCACCCCTGCGCGCCTGTGCTACCTGCATCTGGCGAGCAAGGAGCCACAACGACAAATCGATTTCTACCGGCGCATGCTGGACATGGAAGGCCTGGCGCAGCCCGATGGCAGCTGGATACTCAGTGGCCCGCAACGCACCATGCTCGTGTCGCCCGCCGATCACAGTGGCCTGCTCGCGGCGGCCTATGACCTGGGCGATCAAGCTCGACTGGGTGAACTGCGCGTTCGCCTGATCGGGCACGACTGTGCGGTCGAAGACATTGACTCACCGTTGCTCGAACCGGGTGCCTTTCTGATTCGTGACCCTCAGGGTCGGCAAACGGTATTTGGCGTGTCCCGCATTGATTCCGGTGTCGACCGCCAAGGCATGCCGGGCCGCCTGCAGCACGTGGTATTTCAGACCACTGAACTGGAAGCCATGATCGATTTCTACGTCAATAAGGTCGGGTTTACGGTGTCGGACAATGTCGTCGACGAGCAGACCGGCCAGCTCATGGTGTGCTTCCTGCGCTCGGACGATGAGCATCATTCGCTGGCATTTTTCCGTGGTTCGAAAAACGAGTGGGACCACCACTGTTACGAAACCAATGAATGGAACGACATCCGCGACTGGGGTGATCGCTTTGCCAAGGAGCGCATCACCATATTCTTCGGCCCCGGCCGACATGGACCGGGCAACAATCTGTTCTTCATGGTCGTCGATGCCGATCGCAATCGCCTGGAGTTTTCCGCCGAACTCGAAATGACCGATGCCGCCCGCCAACCCGGTGTCTGGCCGCAGGAGGAATACACGCTCAATTCCTGGGGGCGTGCCTGGATCAGGAGCTGA
- a CDS encoding carotenoid oxygenase family protein: MTTPFPQTPEFSGALYTPSRVEAEVFDLEIEGTLPASIRGTFYQVAPDPQYPPMLGSDIFFNGDGMVSGFYFARGKVSMRRRYVKTDRLMAQRREGRSLNGLYRNAYTNDPLAAKNNTTANTSVIPHNGVLLALKEDAMPWAMDLETLETLGEWNFDEQVKSATFTAHPKLDPVTGNLLAFSYEAKGDGTPDLAYFELSPDGKLLHEIWFQAPYAAMVHDFAVTERYVVFPLIPLTVDVERMKNGGQHFQWQPDLPQLFAVVPRNGRADDVRWFKGPKDGFQGHTLNAFDEDGKVYVDMPVTGGNIFYFFPQADGYVPPPETLAASLMRWTFDLTSTQEDIQPQPLTDYPCEFPRCDDRYIGRKYEHGFVLAFDPERPYNPANGPIPFQFFNLLARVNLKTGATDAWFPGDSGCFQEPVFIPRAPDAQEADGYVVALLNLIAEGRSELVVLDSRDMESGPIARIKVPFRMRMSLHGCWVPSKQ; the protein is encoded by the coding sequence ATGACCACTCCATTCCCCCAAACCCCTGAATTTTCCGGCGCTCTCTATACGCCCAGCCGCGTAGAAGCCGAGGTGTTCGACCTCGAAATTGAAGGCACCCTTCCCGCCTCGATCCGTGGGACTTTTTATCAGGTCGCGCCAGACCCGCAGTACCCACCGATGTTGGGCAGCGATATCTTTTTCAACGGTGACGGAATGGTCAGCGGCTTCTACTTTGCCCGCGGCAAGGTATCGATGCGACGCCGTTACGTGAAGACGGATCGTTTGATGGCTCAGCGCCGTGAAGGTCGCTCGCTCAATGGTCTCTACCGAAACGCCTACACCAATGATCCGCTCGCAGCGAAAAACAACACAACCGCTAACACCAGCGTGATACCGCACAACGGCGTCCTGCTTGCTCTCAAAGAAGATGCCATGCCCTGGGCAATGGATCTCGAAACGCTGGAGACCCTTGGCGAATGGAATTTTGACGAGCAGGTCAAATCGGCGACATTCACCGCCCACCCCAAACTCGACCCGGTAACAGGAAACCTCTTGGCCTTCAGCTACGAAGCCAAAGGAGACGGCACGCCTGACCTGGCTTATTTCGAACTATCGCCCGACGGCAAACTGCTGCACGAAATCTGGTTCCAGGCGCCTTACGCGGCCATGGTGCATGACTTTGCGGTGACTGAACGCTACGTGGTGTTTCCGCTGATTCCGTTGACGGTCGACGTCGAGCGTATGAAAAACGGTGGACAGCATTTCCAATGGCAACCCGATCTGCCTCAGCTCTTCGCCGTCGTACCACGCAATGGGCGCGCGGACGACGTTCGTTGGTTCAAAGGCCCCAAAGACGGTTTCCAGGGCCATACGCTCAATGCGTTCGATGAGGACGGCAAGGTTTACGTAGACATGCCGGTCACCGGCGGGAATATCTTTTACTTCTTTCCCCAGGCCGACGGTTACGTGCCGCCCCCCGAAACGCTGGCTGCCAGTCTGATGCGCTGGACCTTCGACCTGACCAGCACCCAGGAGGACATTCAACCGCAGCCATTGACGGATTATCCCTGCGAATTCCCGAGGTGCGATGACCGCTACATCGGCCGAAAATACGAGCACGGCTTTGTACTCGCATTCGATCCGGAGCGCCCGTATAACCCGGCGAATGGGCCGATACCGTTTCAATTCTTCAATCTGCTGGCTCGTGTAAACCTCAAAACTGGCGCCACCGACGCTTGGTTTCCCGGTGACAGCGGATGCTTCCAGGAACCCGTTTTCATTCCACGCGCCCCTGATGCGCAGGAAGCGGATGGTTATGTCGTCGCCCTGCTCAATCTCATTGCAGAAGGCCGCAGCGAGCTCGTCGTACTGGACTCTCGTGACATGGAAAGTGGCCCCATTGCACGAATCAAAGTGCCGTTCCGGATGCGCATGTCGCTGCATGGTTGCTGGGTGCCGAGCAAACAATAA
- a CDS encoding amino acid ABC transporter permease/ATP-binding protein has translation MQFDWSYFISLFSMTDFWAASLTVIELSALAWFLGMLLGFVLASAKLSGSPWLRLPAALYIWFFRSIPLLVLVVFIYNLPQLLPGAGPVLSVPFYSGLLALVITEAAYMAEIHRGGLISVAKGQKEAGRALGIGLFGLQRLIVIPQAFRISLPTLINEYITVVKLTSLISVISLTELLTVGQRLYAQNFLVMETLAAVGVYYVLIVTLFGFALQRLERYLDLNLRTPQTLDSASAQVLRGSLAPVVSNKLKPPAKGAAPALQLQGVHKRYGDHHVLKGIDLKVQSGQVISIIGPSGSGKTSLIRTVNGLERIDQGEILLFGEGFINAWDKPDSRRIRQGVRRIGMVFQNFNLFPHRTLLDNISLAPRYHGAGRALSEQRACQLLDKVGLLAHVHKYPHQLSGGQQQRVAIARAMAMDPDILLFDEPTSALDPELVGEVLTVISQLAREGMTLLIVTHEMDFALSISDRVIFMENGHIQLDASPQAIRGKPEAHRVRRFMGLQAPEEEGCLS, from the coding sequence ATGCAATTCGACTGGTCTTACTTTATTTCGCTGTTCTCCATGACTGACTTCTGGGCGGCGAGCCTGACCGTCATCGAACTGAGCGCCCTGGCCTGGTTCCTGGGGATGTTGCTGGGCTTTGTTCTAGCGTCAGCCAAGTTGTCTGGCTCACCCTGGCTGCGATTACCGGCGGCGCTCTACATCTGGTTCTTTCGCAGCATTCCGTTGCTGGTGCTGGTGGTCTTCATCTACAACCTGCCGCAGCTGCTGCCCGGTGCCGGGCCGGTGCTGTCGGTACCGTTCTATTCCGGCCTGTTGGCGCTGGTGATCACGGAGGCTGCCTACATGGCCGAAATTCATCGTGGCGGGCTGATTTCGGTCGCCAAGGGCCAGAAGGAAGCCGGCCGTGCCTTGGGTATCGGCCTGTTCGGCCTGCAACGGCTGATTGTGATTCCCCAGGCATTTCGTATCTCACTGCCGACCTTGATCAACGAATACATCACGGTGGTCAAACTGACGTCGTTGATCTCGGTGATTTCATTGACCGAACTATTGACCGTCGGTCAGCGCCTGTATGCGCAGAACTTCCTGGTGATGGAAACCCTGGCGGCGGTGGGTGTGTACTACGTGCTGATCGTCACGTTGTTCGGCTTTGCCCTGCAGCGTCTGGAACGCTACCTGGACCTCAACCTGCGGACACCGCAAACCCTCGACAGCGCCTCCGCGCAGGTATTGCGTGGCAGCCTGGCGCCTGTGGTGTCCAACAAGCTCAAGCCCCCGGCCAAAGGCGCTGCCCCGGCCCTGCAACTGCAGGGCGTGCACAAACGCTATGGCGATCATCATGTGCTCAAGGGCATCGACCTGAAGGTACAAAGTGGCCAGGTGATTTCGATCATCGGTCCGTCCGGCTCCGGCAAGACCTCACTGATTCGTACGGTCAATGGCCTGGAGCGCATCGATCAGGGCGAAATCCTGTTGTTCGGCGAGGGCTTTATCAATGCCTGGGACAAACCGGATAGCCGTCGGATTCGTCAGGGCGTACGCCGCATCGGCATGGTGTTCCAGAACTTCAACCTGTTCCCGCACCGGACACTGCTGGACAACATCAGCCTCGCTCCCCGTTATCACGGTGCCGGTCGCGCACTGAGCGAACAACGCGCCTGTCAGCTACTCGACAAGGTCGGCCTGTTGGCACATGTCCACAAATATCCGCATCAACTGTCCGGCGGCCAGCAACAGCGCGTGGCCATTGCCCGGGCCATGGCCATGGACCCGGATATCCTGCTGTTCGACGAACCCACCTCAGCGCTGGATCCGGAGCTGGTCGGCGAGGTGCTCACGGTCATTAGCCAATTGGCGCGCGAAGGCATGACCCTGCTGATTGTCACCCACGAGATGGACTTTGCCCTGTCGATTTCCGACCGGGTGATCTTCATGGAAAACGGTCACATTCAGCTGGATGCATCACCACAGGCGATCCGCGGGAAGCCCGAGGCTCATAGAGTGCGGCGGTTCATGGGGTTGCAGGCGCCGGAGGAGGAGGGATGCCTGTCTTGA
- a CDS encoding IclR family transcriptional regulator, with product MDTLHEAAQLPEQDTDGKGSSLERMLRVLDLFTEESPIWAVDDMGSALGFTRSTIYRYVRELAEANLLFQVGAGRYALGARIITWDRQLRLSDPLVRAAQSLEPSLPRWCEQQVWLICRLFKDQVVCIHQYGDLFSEVSYSRGSPRPLFLGATSKAILANMSSRQHSQLFLENPDEVRASNLGQTWEPFRRSLQRLRRQGYVASAGEVDAGVYGLAAPIFDSDGKVVGSLSCVRPIQERDSTQEEQQGQQILALAQNLSQRMAALANRPKPLD from the coding sequence ATGGACACACTACACGAAGCGGCACAACTGCCTGAGCAGGATACCGACGGTAAAGGTTCGAGCCTGGAGCGCATGCTGCGGGTACTCGATCTGTTTACCGAAGAGAGCCCGATCTGGGCTGTCGATGACATGGGCAGTGCATTGGGTTTTACCCGTTCGACCATCTACCGCTATGTGCGCGAACTGGCCGAGGCCAACCTGTTGTTCCAGGTCGGGGCCGGACGTTACGCGCTGGGCGCGAGGATCATTACCTGGGACCGTCAGTTGCGACTGAGCGACCCCCTGGTGCGCGCCGCACAATCATTGGAGCCTAGCCTCCCACGCTGGTGCGAGCAGCAGGTCTGGCTGATCTGCCGATTGTTCAAGGACCAAGTGGTCTGCATTCATCAGTACGGCGATTTGTTCAGCGAGGTCAGCTACTCACGCGGCTCCCCGAGGCCGTTGTTCCTGGGGGCAACTTCCAAGGCCATCCTCGCCAACATGAGCTCGCGTCAACACAGCCAACTCTTCCTGGAAAACCCCGATGAGGTGCGCGCCAGCAACCTTGGCCAGACCTGGGAGCCGTTCCGTCGCTCGCTGCAGCGCCTGCGTCGTCAGGGCTATGTGGCCAGCGCTGGCGAAGTCGACGCGGGCGTCTATGGCCTCGCCGCACCGATCTTCGATAGCGACGGCAAAGTCGTCGGCAGCCTCAGCTGCGTTCGCCCGATTCAGGAACGAGACAGCACTCAAGAAGAGCAACAAGGACAGCAGATCCTTGCCCTGGCACAAAACCTGTCGCAGCGCATGGCTGCACTCGCCAACCGCCCCAAGCCATTGGACTGA
- a CDS encoding fumarylacetoacetate hydrolase family protein: MKLASFIVQGRSTYGVVDGEYVIDLESVKQTFGADLKQAIANNRLAELSHEVLTSLPRIPLAEVTFLPVIPNPGKVLCIGINYATHVRETGREMPTYPMIFTRFADSQTAHLQPIVRPKASHKLDFEGELAVVIGKPARHVKQADALDYVAGYACYNDGSVRDWQKHTIQFVPGKNFPNTGGFGPWLVTSDEIGDPQGLELTTRLNGEVMQHTSTSDMIFDVRALIEYCSTFTELAPGDVIVSGTTGGVGAFREPQVWMKPGDEVEVEISRIGILRNSIVDEQ, translated from the coding sequence ATGAAACTCGCGAGCTTTATTGTTCAAGGCCGTAGCACCTACGGTGTCGTCGATGGCGAATACGTCATCGATCTGGAGTCGGTCAAGCAGACCTTCGGCGCCGATCTCAAACAGGCCATTGCCAACAATCGCCTGGCCGAACTGAGCCACGAGGTCCTGACGAGCCTGCCGCGTATCCCGCTGGCTGAAGTAACTTTCCTGCCCGTTATCCCGAACCCGGGCAAAGTGCTGTGCATTGGCATCAACTACGCCACGCATGTGCGTGAAACCGGTCGTGAGATGCCGACCTACCCGATGATCTTCACCCGTTTCGCTGACAGCCAGACGGCCCACCTGCAACCCATCGTTCGCCCAAAGGCCTCGCACAAGCTTGATTTTGAAGGCGAGCTGGCGGTGGTGATCGGCAAACCGGCGCGTCACGTCAAGCAAGCCGACGCACTGGACTACGTCGCCGGTTACGCCTGCTACAACGACGGCAGTGTCCGCGACTGGCAGAAACACACTATTCAATTCGTGCCGGGAAAGAACTTCCCGAACACCGGCGGCTTTGGCCCTTGGCTGGTCACAAGCGACGAGATCGGTGATCCGCAGGGCCTGGAACTGACCACTCGCCTGAATGGCGAAGTCATGCAGCACACCAGCACCAGCGACATGATTTTCGATGTCCGCGCGCTGATCGAATATTGCTCCACCTTCACCGAACTGGCCCCCGGTGACGTGATTGTCAGCGGCACCACCGGTGGCGTCGGCGCGTTCCGTGAACCGCAGGTATGGATGAAACCGGGCGATGAAGTCGAAGTCGAGATTTCGCGAATCGGCATCCTGCGCAACAGCATCGTCGACGAGCAGTAA
- a CDS encoding helix-turn-helix domain-containing protein, which produces MSHLACVSTDQVVRSDRLMKWKEFMSDHLGRTPDYIKRLESTFIDPLHNSNFQGRLEYGDLGQLGFCRMTASAHRYSRHLSKAVDSLDTPRMLILQIAGVSHFEQDRHSSALAPDEMLLVDSGRPFSVTSTQGCEHFILLFKGPAGQPPQAGDVHLNGRNGLGRMLMHLISDAYCQYPLLNNHSARLIGDSIVGLLDNVLKNKQEEKQLEHDFRFFKQNRLKAYIERHLADRDLTIERIANVEQCSVRSLHRAFQEELGCSISEYIWQRRLSRCAEDLRSREHAHRSLTDIAFAWGYGSSAHFSRQFKSAFGMSPKLFRDTQAPLLTPAS; this is translated from the coding sequence ATGAGTCATTTAGCCTGTGTGTCCACCGATCAGGTTGTTCGCTCCGACCGACTGATGAAGTGGAAAGAGTTCATGAGTGATCACCTGGGTCGCACGCCGGACTACATCAAGCGCCTGGAATCGACATTCATCGATCCGTTGCATAACAGCAACTTTCAGGGGCGGCTGGAGTATGGCGATCTGGGTCAACTCGGTTTCTGTCGCATGACCGCCAGTGCCCATCGCTATTCGCGCCATCTGAGCAAAGCGGTCGATTCACTCGACACGCCGCGCATGTTGATCCTGCAGATTGCCGGGGTCAGTCATTTCGAGCAAGACCGGCACAGCAGCGCGTTAGCGCCTGATGAGATGCTACTGGTCGACAGCGGCCGGCCCTTCAGCGTCACCAGCACGCAAGGCTGCGAACACTTCATCCTGCTCTTCAAGGGGCCGGCCGGACAGCCACCTCAGGCGGGCGATGTTCACCTGAACGGGCGCAATGGATTGGGTCGGATGTTGATGCATCTCATCAGTGATGCTTACTGCCAGTACCCACTGCTCAACAACCATTCAGCCAGGCTGATCGGTGACAGTATCGTGGGGCTTCTGGATAACGTGCTGAAGAACAAACAGGAAGAAAAGCAACTCGAACACGATTTCCGCTTCTTCAAGCAAAACCGCCTCAAGGCCTATATCGAACGCCACCTGGCTGACCGCGACCTGACCATCGAACGCATCGCCAACGTCGAGCAATGCTCGGTGCGCAGCTTGCACCGCGCATTTCAGGAGGAGCTCGGCTGCAGCATCAGCGAATACATCTGGCAACGGCGCCTGTCGCGCTGCGCCGAAGATCTTCGCAGCCGGGAGCATGCCCATCGCTCACTCACCGACATCGCCTTTGCCTGGGGTTATGGCAGCAGCGCTCACTTCAGCAGGCAGTTCAAATCGGCGTTCGGCATGTCGCCCAAGCTATTCCGTGATACCCAGGCCCCGCTCCTGACGCCAGCAAGTTAA
- a CDS encoding ABC transporter substrate-binding protein produces MSGSSRLSTARTKALCWFCLSVSLLIACHASGAPLPLELYIPDAPPLTFVDGAKGHGMVGEAVLTAIANAGYVAQVHVLPWARSQKHVSETQDILIAPLSRTPEREDRFTWIAPIMLMERAFFSLDRPVSSFEQAKQTYRVIGVGLGSAQEEILRAQGFSDDQIRPLTIGDNPAQMLLKGRIDAWFNGVPESRYIWPKVSEHTLHMSPVMSRADLYLACSKQCSAQLVHDLRKAIETLRNDGTLARIQRRYSSP; encoded by the coding sequence ATGAGCGGGAGTTCACGACTCTCGACTGCCCGTACAAAGGCACTTTGCTGGTTTTGTCTGTCGGTCTCGCTGCTGATTGCCTGTCACGCGAGCGGCGCGCCCTTGCCGCTCGAACTGTATATCCCGGACGCTCCGCCCCTGACGTTCGTCGATGGCGCCAAAGGCCACGGCATGGTCGGTGAAGCCGTGCTGACTGCCATTGCCAACGCCGGTTATGTCGCGCAAGTCCATGTGCTTCCCTGGGCCAGATCGCAGAAACACGTCAGCGAGACTCAGGACATCCTGATCGCCCCTTTGTCACGCACGCCGGAACGTGAGGATCGCTTCACCTGGATCGCGCCGATCATGCTCATGGAGCGCGCTTTTTTCAGCCTTGACCGGCCGGTGAGCAGCTTCGAGCAAGCGAAGCAAACCTACCGGGTGATCGGCGTCGGCCTGGGCAGTGCGCAGGAGGAAATCCTCCGCGCACAAGGCTTCAGCGACGATCAGATCCGCCCCCTGACCATTGGCGACAACCCCGCGCAGATGCTCTTGAAAGGTCGCATCGATGCCTGGTTCAACGGTGTCCCGGAGAGTCGATACATCTGGCCGAAAGTGTCTGAACACACACTGCACATGAGCCCCGTCATGAGCAGAGCGGACCTCTACCTGGCTTGCTCGAAGCAGTGCTCCGCCCAACTGGTGCACGACCTGCGCAAGGCGATTGAAACGCTTCGCAATGACGGCACCCTGGCGCGCATCCAAAGGCGCTATTCGTCGCCATAA
- a CDS encoding bifunctional 3-(3-hydroxy-phenyl)propionate/3-hydroxycinnamic acid hydroxylase has protein sequence MTPLKNISTHVLIIGAGPTGLTLANLLGQADVDTLIIDRKPGTVTEPRAVSIDDESLRTMQAVGLDEAVLRDVVPGYGVHYFTRPGGRCFGKVEPTGKLYGFPKRNAFRQPLFEGTLKTGLERFANLKARFNHELLEFNQDNHGVCALIRDADGELMEVNATYLVACDGGRSPVRKQLGIEMVGSSFSSRWLVVDTDQDDDPFWQTRVYCDARRPVVEVPGPHRTRRFEFLLKPDETDEQVLSDARLQALLHPFKGSTPTSIVRKTVYTFHARVAQRWQVGRVFLAGDAAHLTPPYAGQGMNSGVRDAHNLAWKLIGVLKGKMAETALLSYESERRDHAWALIRLALNLGVVMAPATVLRARLISGAFALIGLLPPLRDYFLQMRFKPKPRFTKGLVLTEGKAGKLSCGHMFPQPMLTDAQGQESLLDASIGAGFALIQYGDHSRQRIDELQHGLWFHLEAKRILILPEPVKTMPSMPGCTVLHDRQGLLKEILGDSNTFLLLRPDRYIAAIFDKAGETKAAESLQSLFGIAQARNQTAESSIAPVFP, from the coding sequence ATGACACCCCTCAAAAACATCAGTACGCACGTCTTGATCATCGGCGCCGGGCCCACCGGGCTGACCCTGGCCAACCTGCTCGGCCAGGCCGATGTGGACACCTTGATCATTGATCGCAAGCCCGGCACGGTGACCGAGCCACGGGCCGTTTCAATCGATGACGAATCCTTGCGCACCATGCAGGCCGTCGGGCTGGATGAAGCCGTGTTGCGAGATGTGGTGCCTGGCTATGGCGTGCACTATTTCACTCGGCCCGGTGGCCGCTGCTTCGGCAAAGTCGAACCCACCGGCAAGTTGTATGGCTTCCCCAAGCGCAATGCATTCCGCCAGCCACTGTTTGAAGGCACCCTGAAAACGGGCCTCGAGCGTTTTGCCAACCTGAAGGCACGCTTCAACCATGAGTTGCTGGAGTTCAATCAGGACAACCACGGTGTGTGCGCGCTGATTCGCGATGCCGATGGCGAGTTGATGGAAGTCAACGCTACTTACCTGGTCGCCTGTGACGGCGGCCGTAGCCCGGTGCGCAAGCAACTCGGAATCGAGATGGTTGGCTCAAGCTTCTCCTCGCGCTGGCTGGTAGTCGACACCGATCAAGATGACGATCCATTCTGGCAAACACGCGTGTACTGCGATGCACGCCGTCCTGTCGTTGAAGTACCCGGCCCCCACCGCACACGCCGCTTCGAGTTTCTACTCAAACCAGACGAAACGGATGAACAAGTGCTCAGCGACGCTCGCCTGCAAGCATTGCTTCACCCGTTCAAGGGCAGCACCCCGACGTCCATCGTGCGCAAGACCGTTTACACCTTCCACGCCCGGGTTGCCCAGCGGTGGCAGGTCGGCCGCGTGTTTCTCGCCGGCGATGCCGCGCATCTGACCCCACCCTATGCCGGACAAGGCATGAACAGCGGTGTTCGCGATGCCCATAACCTGGCCTGGAAACTGATCGGCGTGCTGAAGGGCAAAATGGCTGAAACGGCTCTGCTGTCATACGAAAGCGAGCGTCGCGATCACGCCTGGGCACTGATCAGGCTGGCCTTGAACCTCGGCGTGGTCATGGCGCCGGCAACCGTCTTGCGCGCTCGCTTGATCAGCGGCGCATTTGCTTTGATCGGTCTGCTGCCACCGTTGCGGGACTATTTCCTGCAAATGCGCTTCAAGCCTAAACCCCGGTTCACCAAAGGGCTGGTACTGACCGAAGGTAAAGCCGGAAAACTGTCCTGTGGGCACATGTTCCCTCAACCGATGCTCACCGATGCCCAAGGCCAGGAATCGCTGCTCGATGCCTCGATCGGCGCCGGCTTCGCCTTGATTCAGTACGGCGACCACAGCCGCCAACGCATCGATGAACTCCAGCATGGCTTGTGGTTCCACCTTGAAGCCAAACGCATTCTGATCCTGCCCGAGCCTGTCAAAACCATGCCTTCGATGCCTGGCTGCACGGTGCTCCATGACCGCCAGGGGTTGCTCAAAGAAATACTGGGCGATTCAAACACTTTCTTGCTGCTGCGCCCGGATCGCTATATCGCCGCCATCTTCGACAAGGCCGGCGAAACAAAGGCTGCCGAGTCGCTGCAGTCGCTGTTCGGCATCGCGCAGGCGCGAAACCAGACAGCCGAGTCGAGTATCGCGCCGGTCTTTCCCTGA
- a CDS encoding aldehyde dehydrogenase family protein, with protein sequence MTTQHFAPFAINGDQYINGTWRAGRSARRLDDRNPFNGEQLLEMPLASIADLDDAYQAAHRAQTAWAQLHPTQRGAQLEKLAHVIQNRRDEIIDWLIRESGSTRIKASMEWQFTLNLVRECATLPMQVEGRILTSYKPGEQSFVFREPLGVVGVISPWNFPLYLSMRSVVPALALGNTVVLKPASDTAVTGGLLIAHLFEEAGFPNGSLNVVVGAGSEIGDAFVEHPVPSLISFTGSTDVGRNVGRIATGGKHIKRVALELGGNAPLVVLGDADIDIAAHAAVVGRFLHQGQICMSVNRVIVDRSLYADFTALVVERVRKLKTGDPANADTVIGPVVNQNQLDGLLRKIDAAENAGLKRLCGGPACGLVLPAHVFGEVGADQELARDETFGPLLPLLIAENEAHALELANASEYGLSSAVFTRDMARGLNFARGIVAGMTHINDITVDDQPNAPFGGEKNSGLGRFNGHYALDEFTRAHWVTWQPGSHHYPF encoded by the coding sequence ATGACGACTCAACATTTCGCCCCCTTCGCCATCAACGGCGATCAATACATCAACGGCACCTGGCGTGCAGGTCGTTCCGCGCGACGCCTGGATGACCGCAACCCCTTCAATGGCGAACAACTGCTGGAAATGCCGCTGGCCTCGATTGCCGATCTCGACGATGCCTATCAGGCTGCACATCGTGCGCAAACGGCGTGGGCACAGCTGCATCCGACACAGCGCGGTGCGCAACTGGAGAAACTCGCTCACGTCATCCAGAACCGTCGCGATGAAATCATCGACTGGCTGATTCGCGAGTCCGGCAGCACGCGCATCAAGGCGAGCATGGAGTGGCAGTTCACCCTGAACCTGGTGCGTGAGTGTGCAACGTTGCCGATGCAGGTTGAAGGACGGATCCTGACGAGCTACAAGCCCGGCGAACAGAGCTTTGTCTTTCGTGAACCGCTGGGGGTGGTCGGGGTGATCAGCCCGTGGAATTTTCCGTTGTATCTGAGCATGCGTTCGGTGGTCCCGGCACTCGCGCTAGGCAACACGGTAGTGCTTAAACCCGCCAGCGACACGGCGGTAACAGGCGGCCTGCTGATTGCCCATCTGTTCGAAGAAGCCGGCTTCCCGAATGGTTCGCTCAATGTCGTGGTCGGCGCGGGTTCGGAGATTGGCGATGCCTTCGTCGAACATCCGGTACCGAGCCTGATTTCCTTTACCGGCTCAACCGATGTCGGTCGCAATGTCGGCCGCATTGCAACCGGCGGCAAACACATCAAACGCGTTGCGCTGGAGTTGGGCGGCAATGCTCCGCTGGTGGTCCTGGGTGACGCGGATATTGATATAGCCGCGCACGCGGCGGTGGTCGGGCGCTTCCTGCATCAGGGCCAGATCTGCATGAGCGTCAACCGGGTAATCGTCGACCGCTCGCTGTATGCAGACTTCACTGCGCTGGTGGTGGAGCGAGTGCGCAAGCTCAAGACCGGCGACCCGGCCAACGCAGACACCGTGATTGGGCCGGTGGTCAATCAGAACCAGCTCGATGGCCTGTTGCGTAAAATCGATGCTGCCGAGAACGCGGGCCTCAAGCGGCTCTGTGGCGGTCCAGCCTGCGGGCTGGTATTGCCTGCGCACGTCTTCGGTGAAGTCGGGGCCGATCAGGAACTGGCACGCGATGAAACCTTCGGGCCGTTGCTGCCACTGCTGATCGCAGAAAACGAAGCGCATGCCCTCGAGTTGGCCAACGCCAGCGAATATGGCCTGTCCAGCGCAGTATTCACCCGGGACATGGCCCGCGGCTTGAACTTTGCCCGTGGTATCGTGGCCGGGATGACCCATATCAACGACATCACCGTCGACGACCAGCCCAATGCGCCCTTCGGCGGCGAAAAGAACTCCGGTCTCGGGCGGTTCAACGGTCACTACGCCCTGGATGAATTCACCCGTGCCCATTGGGTCACCTGGCAACCGGGGAGCCATCACTACCCTTTCTGA